The sequence GCCATTTCTCGGCTCTCAGCCTACAGGACCAGATAATCTCAGTGcattcattttgaaaaaaaatttgcaGATGAGCTTGCACCTGTGTGGCAGCCTATTTTTTCAGAGTTCCATTGATACTCACTCATTATCCCTGAAATATGGAAGACTTTGCATGTAATACCTCTTCCAAAATAAAGCAGGGGCACATAAATTAGGTGATCTTCGCCTTAACTcctattattatgaaatatttagaATATTTAGAAAGATTTTAGTAAAAAAGCTTCTGTAGTCAGTAGAGGGTaaattagatagatagaataaCTGTCTTTCTGTTCAACTCAAAGCTCGACTGGCTAGACTGATATCTATTTGTTCTAAGATTGTGGACCAAATGCTTGAGCCAAGATTTAATGAgatgtacataaaaaaaatgttgttaacatgTAAAATTATGTTGGACCCTTCCCATATTCTATATGAAGAATATCAACTTTTGCCATCAAACAGATGACTTGAATGAACAGATTACGGAAATCTTTTGTTCAACAGTCAGTACAATTATCAGAATTGGGGGTCTGATGCCAAGTTTACACTACAGGACTTTAAACATTGGCAGATCGCTGTGCTGTTCAGACTACATGGCTTGCTGTGGAGTCTTGAAGGTGTTCACACTACGTGACACTACCTAAATGATCTGCAACAGGAGGTTACACACTAAAAGAAGCTGACAACAACTCTGTCACtgactttatttgaaaatggacaTTGGGAAGAAATTCGATTAAATTTAGAATTGTTTCCATGACGACATGTCATAATTGTCACGTGACACACCGCGGCTACACTATACAAAAGATGTATCTCTTTTCTCACCATGTCATCAATTATCTAAAATTTCAATTCTCATATGTGCAGGTGAGTGTTTTGCCATTTAAAAACCCATATCATGATCTTGATCTTAATCTATAATGTGAGATGGGCGTCACCTTGTTTGTTTGCGTATTAGTTCAGAGAGTCCTGTCAGTTGGATTTATAGGCTACAGCATGTGAATTCATCCATTTGTACTGAAATACAATTGGCCGGTTAACTGGGAGCAGAATAGAGTgagctttatagttacttacaAAATGTgcatctgatatgaataaacgtCAGCAAATTATAGGctatttgaatggattgttattgctgcctccatagacatcagtgtataTTTCATTGGCTGTTGGTCGTGACACATGACACCACAGGATATCGAGTTGGTCGACAgctcatttaatcatttaatcaaTTAATCATATTTTCTTATAGAACTCTTTGATCTGTTCCTGCTCCATAAAGCCATTACAGAAACTCTGACAAGATGAAACTGTTCTTTAAGACACTTTTAACACATTATTGGTCAGTTTATTTCTGTTGAAAATGACATCATTGATCTACAGGAAGTTGAGGCATACTTGAGCTCAAAGTGACAACGTTCAGAGCTTGAATTAATGAGCTAAAACGTGTTAGATGGTCACATGATTAACACTTAAAGATTTGCAGTTATTTTAGATGATGTTGGAGTTTCACATCATTTTACTACAGAGCAGCTTCACATCAGCGCATCTGTCATTTTATTACTGAAGCAGTTTTGAAGAGTTTCTCTTTCCATATTTGTGAATTGAAACCCTTGAAGATGTTTTGgactgttttgttctgtttgtgtTTCTGGCATCTGGATGGTGAGTTTTAATGATTCAGTTGCTTCTGTTCTGGTACCATTTAATAAATGACTGGTTAAATTAGAGAGGATTAACATTCACTGTTACAGGACAGCACTGATGGGGGGAATTCATTCAATATTAAGGGTGGGCGAACACAAACTGACAGAAAGATTAAAACTCAGGATGTGACAAACTTATATACAATGTTTATACAAGAAAACCCCCCAACATGTTCAGTAATCCTGGAAATAATTGCTATACATCAAACAACAACACTTATAAAATCCACTGCAGACAGAAAAGAACCACAGTGAGTGAATACagatatattcatatataataaaaaaagtaaaacatatAGTCAGTTGGAGGCTTCAGCATTTCACTGAATCAAACTTCCGCAGTACATGTTCTTTCCACTCATTTGTGCATTTCTTTCTCAAGTATTTCTCAAAAGCAAGTTTTATCAAGTGTTATTATCAGCATATTTGCAATCAATGAACTCCGTACCTGTCAGGTCCAACAGTGATTTTAGTTTGATTTTGTCCAGAAAACACTCATGAAAGTCCAGGGCTGCGAGAGCTTGCATGACTTTATTGTTAGTCTAGAAACCGTGCAGCCATTTCTCCACTCACAGCCTCAACTGTGCTGAAATAAAGATGATGAAGTCTCAACATTGTGTTCATGATTCATCAACAGAGTAATCCTCCAAGTTCTCAATCATTGTGTGTTGTCTTTTGTTTGGTTTGATTTCGGGCTGGGACCAGATCACAGCTGATTGTCCAAAGCTCTTCAATTCTTTGAATGCAATCAGCTGCGCAATTTACAAACTTTTCTGTGTGAAGTGTTTTGTAGTAAAAAAGCAGTCAGAAGTCTAGTAGCTGCATACATTGAGTTGCAGGTCTAGTTGAGATGACTACTCTTCACCTTATAAGGAGTTTTAGCTGAAAAATATTCACTACTTCATTTACTTGTTTATCCAAAGTCAAAGCAGAATCAAACACAACACCCAAATATTTAAAGgtatagctcacccaaaaatgaaaatgatgtttatctgcttacccccagggcatccaagatgtaggtgactttgtttcttcagtagaacacaaatgatgatttttaactccaaccgttgccgtctgtcagtcaaataatgggtgTCAAAGGTAACACAATTTGTAGGAATCAAAAAatttgcatagacaaatccaaattaaaccctgtggctcatgacggcacattgatgtcctaagacacgaaacaatctgtttgtgcgagaaaccgtacagtatttatatcattttttacttctaatacatcactatgtccaactgcgttcagcatttgcttagtgaggtctgatcgcactctgacaATGACAGTGATGTCTCatgcttatacttcaatgagtcaCAATCAGTATCCATGGACACTAATCCAATTCATCACAGCTGTTTGTCTAATCAGTCTGTCTATTTAAGTTCCTGTTTCTGTTCAGTTGGTTGTCGGGTGTTGTTCGTGTATGCTATGGTGTATGTTCCTGTCCTGTTCCTGTATTCTCCTGTTGGATTATCTAGTAAAAACTTGTCTGACTCTTATCTCCTCATCGTGTGCTTAATACACCACTAGTATTGTAACAGAACACCCGACCAAAACAGTAAgcattctttttgtttttttgtgttcagtgtTTTTGTTTCCGTTTTTCACTTCCGCTTATACCATGGACCCTTCTGTTAGACTTATATACCCAGGCGTTGCACTAATGTGCCTTAAGCAGGGAGAAAGCTCCCTCTAGAGACATTTGGAGGAATATTTGGATCGGACCACCTTCCCAGACTACTGTCTGTGCTCATTCCTGTGCGCTGAACTTAACAACACCACAAGAGCACAGCTGTCCAGGGAGGGTCCTCGAGGGAGCTCCATGTCAtatgtggagtgggtgctggcgTCCTGTGGATCAGCATTCACCGTCGGAGTTGCCGCCAGCCCCACTGCCCAGCCAGTGCCCAGCCAGAACCAGCCAGAACCACCCAGACGGCGAGGATTTTCGACCTGAGTCCACCGCAGGTAGAACGACGGAGTACGCCGCGATTGAGCCGCCCACGCACATAAGAGCGATCGGAAGTCACATCACCACGGAGCCCGAGTAGCGTGAAcctgaccaggtgtgtgagccGGCCGAACCAACCATCGCCAAGGGAGTGTTGGTGGACGTCAAGGGTCTGGAAAAGAGACCTGCCCAGCCCCCTGCTACTGAGAGTGAGCCCTGTACTGAAACACTGCTGGACTTAAAGTTTGGAGAGGACATTTTTCTCGCTCCTGTAATGTCTCCTGTTGAACTGGTCCCGTCCAGCGCACCTCTCCCACCTTATCACCAACCCTCCTGTGACTCACCACTGTCTTTGGATTTTTGCATGGAACTCCAGCCTTCCACGAGCCCGCACCAGCCTTCCTCGAGCCCTGTCCAGGCTtccacgagcccgctccagccttcCTCAAGCCCTGTCCAGCCTTCCTTGAGCCCTCTCCAGGCTtccacgagcccgctccagcttTCCTCAAGCCCTGTCCAGCCTTCCTCGAGCCCTCTCCAGGCTtccacgagcccgctccagccttcCTCAAGCCCTGTCCAGCCTTCCTCGAGCCCTCTCCAGGCTtccacgagcccgctccagccttcCTCAAGCCCTGTCCAGCCTTCCTCGAGCCCTCTTCAGGCTTCCACGAGCCCTTTCCAGCTTCCCACGAGTCCGCTCCAGCTTcccatgagtctgctccagcaGCCCACGAGTCTGCTCCAGCAGCCcacgagtccgctccagaagcCCACGAGCCAGCTCCAGCAGCCTACGAGCCCACTCCAGCCTGTTTCCCAGATCCAGCCTTCCACGAGCCCGTACCAGCCTTCcatgagcccactccagccTTCCTCAAGCCCTCTCCAGCCTTCCTCGAGCCCTCTCCAGGCTTCCACAAGCCTTTTCCAGCTTCCCACGAGTCCGCTCCAGCTTCCCACGAGTCCGCTCCAGCTGCCCATGAATCCACTCCAGCCTGTTTCCCAGATTCCCAGATTCATAGATCTGTTTCCCAGATTCCTGTTTCACAGCTATCAGTGTCATCCAGTCATCTCCCTTCAGTCCCTCAATACCATCTCCTCTCAGTAGCGTGGTACCATCTCGGGCATGCCGGGATCCATCTCCTCCTGGGCATGAGGAGCCCGAAGTTCCGCCTCCAGCTTCGGATGATCTCGAGCTGTCTCCATCCAACGCTCTGACTCCTGCACTCCTTCCACCCTTGACCTTGGAGGTGACCATCAGCCTTATGACCACGCCGGACCACGGTACGTCGGCTCCACCTGGGTCAGACATCGCTCGCCTCCGCTGCAGACCTACGGACCATCCACTGCTCTCTGCTCCTCCACCCCTTCCATTACAGCTTGCTTCGCCCTACTTCAAGCTCTGTCTCCACCCTCGGTCGCTCCAACACGTCTTCAGACCTCCGGATCCCCTCCTTGATCTCAGGAGGTCGTCACCATCTCTCCACCACCTCAGCACGTCGACTACGCAGTGGGCTCCATCCTCGCCGTCGTTGACTGCGGTCCTCCCCATGGCAGTCAACAACTACCttccatggctcctccctccatcAACGCCACCTTGGAACACCATCCTGGCTGTGGCCTGGCACAATATCTTGCAGCCCCTGTTTAAGGCCATCCACCAGACTTCACCACCTCCTGCACCACCCTGGACTCCTTTATTCTGCCTCCTCCCGGCTCGCCTCCTGAACTTCCTCCTACATCGTCATCTGCATCCCCTCTTCATCTTCCCTTCGTTATATGGGAGGGGGCATAATGTTACATGCACATagactttcagtttgtttgttaTCATCTTTCACATGTTTCTTTGTTCTAGTTTCTCACCACAATCAGTATCCATGGACACTAATCCAATTCATCACAGCTGTTTGTCATTTGAGTTAATCAGTCTGTCTATTTAAGTTCAAGTTTCTGTTCAGTTGGTTGTCTGGTGTTGTTCGTGTATGCTATGGTGTatgttgttgtattttttacTTCCTTCGATTAATAATCAACTAGATAATAACACATTCCCCAATAAAAGCTGATCAATAAACAGCCCTTACCTGCAGAATGTCCGGGGTCGATGATAGAACCAGCTGATCAGTAATGCCTAAGGAAGGTCCAGCCACACTCAGTCTGGATTTGTCTCTTGGAACTCGCAaggaattaatatatatatttgtatatatatcttatatatgatatatatttatattcaggTTCCAGTTAATAGGTTTATATAAGAATAATTCACTCTGAGACTTGTTTAAAAGAGTTTACAAATTACCAATTATACTGGTATCTTTTAATGACAAAGTTCAGAATAAAAAATCTTCATACAAAACAGAGGGGTGGAGTCTTCACCAATTGGCAAACTTCTGATACAGGTTTCACACTTTATAATCATCAGAAAGAGGAGGATCTCAATCGTCTCCTTATTTGGtaaaagaagagaaaacatacattgcaaaaagaaaaaacaaaaactaggcTATAGTATAAGTACACACCTAGGCCCCCCCAGTTTCCTGTTAACCTTCAAAATCCTATACTAAGCATAAGTGAGAGGGTATAGATGACACCTTTCTTCTGCATTCAACCGTTGGTGGTTTTCACACCTTCTCAATCTTCAAAGCATAGACTACATATTGGTTGCAACAGGTGCAACGCATAGCATAGCAAAAGCGAGTAACCTTTATTCTAATAAACTAATAACCTTTTTCAACCTAAGCATGGCCCCAGTTTCCAAAACCACAACAGGAAAACATTTGTTCATTCAGTCAGACACAGGAGAATTTGCAGGCGCCTTGCTCGTCAAGAGCGTTGCAAGTCCTCCTGTGATGCAAGTTAGATCAGCATGAAAGTTATTCAAAGCAAAAGATTTTTTAATCAATGAAATCAATTTAACATTAATTCTGCCTTTTTCTCCATCTTGCGGCAGAGCTTGATTTGTTGGCGTTTGATTCCTTGTTGAATCAAAGCATTCATATCAATTCTAAGTTCATTTGGTCTGCATAAGGGTCTGTCAGCAGAACACATTTTACTTGGATTTGGGCTATCAGGATTTTGATCCTGATAGGCCAATTGCAAAACACCCTCTCTTGTTCTGCGAACAGACCTAGTAAAAGATACATCAATAGGTATTCTATCTACACAGCAGTCTATAGTGATTATACCTCTTCTATCACTCCTATATTTCCAttcaataaaaacatcaaaaacatcACGACGTCTCCTCATCAAAGTGACTTCATTATAATTTCTCATTGCCCAATAGTCTGGATCTAGATTTCTAGCAATATCATGGTAAAGAAAAATATCATTGTCGTCTTTCCTCAAACAGTTGTCCAGGATTCCAAGCGAGAACCAGACCCGTTCGATGGTCCCAGGAGAGGTGGCTGCAACTGTTAGGAACTGTCCTAGGGTCATTCCAGACAACTGGAGGTTCCGCTGGATCACTACTGAAGCCACCTGTATGACAAAGACGAAGAGAAAATAATAGCGAGACCGAATAATCCAGTCGGTTCGACTACTTTTGTCTCAACCAATTCATTGCCATTCCAGACATCGTACATTTTTTCCATCATGAGCTCAATCACTTGTAGGACACAGCGAATGCTTTTGCCACCAGGCCGCCGTTTAACATTGGTTCGACCCATCACACATAATTTTATAAACCATGGAATTATATATACCCCATCTCTTTCTTCTAATTTTCTTTCGGTAAACCCGGAGGTTCTTAATTCCTCCAGGGGATCTAGGTCATGTCTACAACTCATTAACAATGCATAATTCCATAGACTTGTATCTTGattaaacagatttttgattGTAATTTGCTGATTATTCATACAGTCTCTGCACCTTCTCTGTCAatcaattaattcaaaatacacCTTTTTCACAGATCCTCCACATCCAAAACACAGGTATttagatttatattttttgagAGTGACTTCATCAATTCTTAACACCTTATCAGTTTCATTAATACTTTCTTCACTCCCAAAACTTCTCCCCGTAGTACAAGATTCGCAATTGTGGTCAGTTTCCATTTCGGCAATCTTAGTTAGCAGCATCTGAAATTTAGGCAGATATGGCATCAGAAGTCACTATGACTAGATCGTTCCAACACTCTCTGCAGCACTTTATTGTTTTCTTCGCTTTATCCCATCTGCTCATTAGGATTATTATCCCCATTAATATTATGTTTTCATGATCTAATATCATTCCAATGGAAAAAACACTCAAGCTTAATCCCCCAATTATTAACCATAAGATAGCATCTCTGCCATGTTTATACAATAGTAAACATAGTAGATACATCGTATTAATGAATATTATTGTCATTTCACACCACATCATTAATTCTTGTTTCTTAATTATGGTCAATACTATATCACTATCAAATTTAAATACACTTGTAATAAACAGTGCTATAATTCCTCTGATTTTTAATATCTTAGACCAACCCTCAGAGCAAATCATAAGATCacaaacaaaaa is a genomic window of Chanodichthys erythropterus isolate Z2021 chromosome 14, ASM2448905v1, whole genome shotgun sequence containing:
- the LOC137036209 gene encoding uncharacterized protein; amino-acid sequence: MDPSSTAVQGGSSRELHVICGVGAGVLWISIHRRSCRQPHCPASAQPEPARTTQTARIFDLSPPQVCEPAEPTIAKGVLVDVKGLEKRPAQPPATESEPSFHEPAPAFLEPCPGFHEPAPAFLKPCPAFLEPSPGFHEPAPAFLKPCPAFLEPSPGFHEPAPAFLKPCPAFLEPSPGFHEPAPAFLKPCPAFLEPSSGFHEPFPASHESAPASHESAPAAHESAPAAHESAPEAHEPAPAAYEPTPACFPDPAFHEPVPAFHEPTPAFLKPSPAFLEPSPGFHKPFPASHESAPASHESAPAAHESTPASISVIQSSPFSPSIPSPLSSVVPSRACRDPSPPGHEEPEVPPPASDDLELSPSNALTPALLPPLTLEVTISLMTTPDHGTSAPPGSDIARLRCRPTDHPLLSAPPPLPLQLASPYFKLCLHPRSLQHVFRPPDPLLDLRRSSPSLHHLSTSTTQWAPSSPSLTAVLPMAVNNYLPWLLPPSTPPWNTILAVAWHNILQPLFKAIHQTSPPPAPPWTPLFCLLPARLLNFLLHRHLHPLFIFPSLYGRGHNVTCT